In Lytechinus variegatus isolate NC3 chromosome 13, Lvar_3.0, whole genome shotgun sequence, the DNA window GCTGAAGTAAGtctgacaagccccccccccccaaaaaaaaaaaaaaaaaaagtaggggGGTCACTACTAAATGAAGGttgtttggtaaaaaaaaaaacattcactacaatatggtcattttggtcccccaaaatttgtcaatcatttcagatatattttcttgtcacacctaccagaattccagggggtgctgcctatggataATAATACTTGCATCACCCCCTGGGAAAATCTTGGGAGTTGCTTCGGCACCACCGCATCTCAGGACTAtgatcataacttaggaagtgtatggacctagttcatgaaacttggacataaggatAATCAAGGATTACTTAACATCttgcccgagtttcaggtcacatgaccaagaaggtcataggtcatatagggtcaatgaacatcgttttatcatatgaatggtgtttatTGACTAAtcagtaattattttcaaaatgagcactgctgctatattgaatcatgtAATGCAATGAAGACTGCCTGAAGTGTTTCAcccaattgtttttttttaaattataccAAGGAATTGAAGCCCTCTTGTCTTTTTCTTTAACTATACCAGAGGTGTGAGAGTAAGGCTCTTAAAGAAATCTGATATAAAAATCTCAAGgacatctgaaaaaaaaaagaaaatcagaatTCCATAAAGAAATCAGAGTTCGACACCCCTGCTATACCAAGCAAATGAAGCAAAactattttcattgaaattagatggaaacgataaaaaaaaacccaaagaaTTTAAGTAGTTATTCACAATATTCAATGAAACAAGGAACCCATTTAAACTGGAGAAAACAACCAGACAAGCACTTGGAGTATTTCAAAGCTCGTTATTCCCAGGGAGGgcgccattatggcccccctcCTGAGAGCCTGATTGCCTCAAAATTGGGTCAAGAATTATGTAATCTACTAAGTTGTAtagtttcaaaatttatcaaaatcgaCACATGTTGgatcatttcaattttacaaaacaaacacTAATGTGTTATCTTTCCAGGCATTAGGAAGTACCAACAAATATTCGACGGAGTATTAGGGTTAATATAACCAGGAAATTATTCAAACATAGTGGTAGATGTGGTGATGATCgcaatggtaatgatgatgatgatggttaagACTTCAGAGCTTGCAATTTGCCAGAGAAACATTCCAACAGAAAGAGATTGgggaagaaatgaaaatcatttggTTCAGTATTTTTTCATATGTTTATTACTACACAAAACATGACATATTATTTACAGGTTACCGGTAATTGAAAAAGATTAAACCTATGATACATTTATacacaatgtactgtacatgtatttacatttcATGATAGAGTAcggaagtgatgatgatgtcactatGTTTTTGAAAGTGGAATTTCTgggcatgatgaaaaaaaaaacaaatttagggggaatCGGTCCATGGTGCCCacagatatgacctcatgaatacattgacttcaatggggctaattatgtattcatatcTTGGGGGCCCCATGGACTGATTACCACCAAATTAGGGTTGTGGACTTTTTCCATCATGCTCAACCAAAATTTGTTATCACAACTGTAAaatgcaaaaaagaaaattgatgacatcacaattCGGTACTCTATTacacattaataataataatggatttataaagtgctttttgcctgaggaaaCAGAGCGTTGCTATTATTACCCAGCTTAAGCTCGAGCTACCACCACCAGCGCttagtgcatgcaaggaattacatgaactcctgctgggtacccattcacctcatctgcgtcaagtgcagcacagtgtggataaatttcttgctgaaggaaaacatgccgtGGCTACTATTCGAACCTACGACCCTGTTTCAAAGGAGAGAGTCAGAACTACTAGACCACGACGCTCCCACATTATTCAAACCTGGGGCATAAGGTAGTATGTACTTCTAAGATATAATGGCAATTAGCATAGAAAATTTACAAATTGTACAAATGTACATTTATGGAGGGGTAAGGTGATTATTAGGCTTACAGGGGTTACATACAATATTCCCTCCATCTTAATGTACATgatcatatttcattcattatatcTAACAAACACACTTGGAAAATATACATATCAGCTTAGAGATGATTATGTCATTTATCTGGACCTTGTTTCATCTGTATGCAGCATGACACTGCCAAACACACATTAATTCTCTTGGATGCTTGAAGTCagtgaaaattttttttaactaacagtcatttaaaataatattagatagccaagacagatagccaagcgcgattggtccacAGCgtgtcacgtgatatgatcgaaatcaatgtattttcccagccggtccaccttcggtGAAAATATTGACCAtccggtccatgaatatatttttctatgtgtatggcgccctcttgtggattagatgttaccatgcattatcggcctgccttgggtcctggacctggactggactcgaacttagatttagatctagggctaggcctaaacaaagttgatttgattataaAAGGGTCACTGCgttagactaacgttacttagatggatcaagatctaacgttagatgtataccagttcaatcaatcactgtgaatatcataaacagACTGCATGTATatcgttaggcctaactttatcttcattattagaggctatctaatataacagatattgactgatgggatgagtaaaaaaaaaattctttggaccgcctaaaggattaatattttccctcagcgctgtgcgcttcgggaaaatataacccctcgggaaaatacaaatccggcggtccaaagaatgtttatattacacaccccatcagtcaatatctgtataatattacctatgaaaaaaaaaaagaatcattgcATTTAAGTCTATTtaaatgttcatgaaatatgTGAAATCTCAACATTACAAAATCAACCCATTTGGAATGGTAGactttgaaataagaaatagaaataatagctgcattacacatattttcattaaCTTTGAAGTCTGTATTTTACACCAATTTCAAAACCTTTCTGATTCTACAAATTTAGGTtacattcatgtttttttaaaaataattcccTATTGTAAATGAGTAATTGTATGTTATGATTGAACATATCACATATCATTagtaatcattttaaaaaatagagtACCGGTAAATGTCGAGTATTAAATGAGTAACGGCCCTTGATACTAAATTGGACtttcttttcataataaagTTACACTATTATGACAGATTGACTGGTAGAAATTAATCTTACTGAAATCAACAAGCACCGTGTACATTACATACTTAGTAGTAGATTTCACATGAAGAATGTAATGCAGGCAGATTTCACTTACAGTATGTTTTTTTATAAGACCATGATGTAAGGTATTCCCTGTGCCATACGGTGCATGATgttatatataaaaatgtattttggggCATATTTATGTGAGACCCtctattgaaaattaaaaaattaatcatgCAAACTTTGTTTTAGTTCAAGAAGATAAAAATGCAAGTACAAGGGAACAAAAAACTAGATGTTCAGAATGTTAATATAATGACACATTTGCTATAAGACTTATTCATCCTGCCTTGTAATAAAATGTCCAGCATTGGCCAAAATATTCACCCTAAGCCACAAGCTAGGACAAGTTGGCCTTGGCCTCAGACCTCAAGCAAGCTGGCCCTAGGTACAATAATGGCGCTAGCACATGGCATATTACAGTTACAAACACTCTCCACTGACCAAATAACTGAAGTAAAAATTGTAAGAAATAGATAATAAACTGACTGATGTTGAGAGCTGAGTGAGAAGAGCTACTTTCAGAGTTGAGTTTGAAGATACATCAACCAATCACTCATTGTTGGTTTCTCTGTTGGTGGCTGCATAAATGAGAAGGGGAGTCAAACATTATTTGGACCATTtctaatatatattataaaagaaatattgatgagGTACCGGTAATCATGTTGAGTTTTGGTATTCAATACAActcacaaaaataaagaaataaaccaTTCAGATTTTTTAGtcctacttttttttcattaatctaTGTGTTCTCATCCAATACAGCAAACGTTTCCAATGTCAATCTACAATGTTTCTTTCGTTCTTATCTGTTTTCTCCATTTGGGGACACACATACATCCCTAGTCTCCATTATACACCTGGGTTTGAAAATGCCTATTGATTTGGGCATGGTCTTTTACCCAGGAAAATATCCAAATAATAGAAACTGAGAGGTTTTGAATTGCTACATACAGCTGTGGAAAGAGGTGAGAACAGGATGTGATCAATAGTGCCTCTAGGATTAGTCTGATAATCCCTTCACAAGCATTTTTATAAGTTTTTAATCCTCATCTTTGATAATCCCCATGGTGATTAAAGGGATTCAGAATGCTACCCAGCTGTCTCTGATCCTTATCTCTACAATTGAACAATAATCAATACACCCTTCTTACATACAGACAGCCTATCCAAGGAATGGATTGAAAGAGAGGGGACATCCCCTTACCACGAGACAAAGCCCAGGAAGTGCGTTCAATGTTGGGAGCTGTTAAGTCATAGATCCATTTAAAAGATCTTTTTGACAAGACACTAGTTCAAACTTGAcccatttctttcaatttgtaTTGTTTGGGCTTTCCTTTTAATTAAGATTGTGGAAGTattggtatcaatggaaagcttTATCTGCCCAGGTAAAATAAAAGGCCTGTATATCCTGAACCCTTCTTTAATTTGAACTTTGGTCTAAAATGGGtatatggatagccaatagcAATACCTAGGGATGccagttggaattgatcagagggcctgaaaatcacctagaatacaatattttgtacacaaaaatgttaaaattatggcctgaaaataaattgccagagcctgaattcaggcttttgcctgaaGACTGGCATCCCGGAATACCAATCTCTAACAGTAAAGGGTCGCTGCTGAAATAATGCAATGTGTAAAGCATGTTTGGGCCCACACACAAAAAGTTGACCCGAAACAAATAGTTACCTTATAATCTGAGATATCTTTATGATGTCCATTTCCTTCTATCTTGGTGAGTGTTGCCTGTCCAGTGGTAGGATAGCCATTATCAATGGTCAGTGTACATACCACTTGACCGCTACTACCTAGCATAGCATGGAGCTTCCTTTCCTCATGGACATAGTCAATAGCATACCtaagaataaaatacatgtgagactgacaatggtgatgatgaagatataaTAGGGCCacataattttgaatttgatatcactttattgaagtcccaataaaggaaagaaatttacaaagtaaatACAAAGACATAATAAAGATTAAGATAGGCCCAGGTCATGATGCATTACTGTTGtataatttgatattgaaatatcATTACACTAAATCATAAATGAATATTGAGTCCATGATATAAAATTATTGTGTATCACGATATTGTACACAATTgagggttgtttttttttaattcaactttaaccaatattttattaattcattttatttcgtCCGTCATCTACTCCTTTATTAGTCTTAGCTTGAAAACGTGGTGTGTGTGAACTCATTAGGGATGATGCGGTTTTTATAGCTAGAGATAATGCAGTATAATACAGCCAAgatgagaaaagaaataaaaaactaAAAGTAAACAGATTAATAATTGCATTTCCCATATTCCATAGGCAGTTTTATTCATTGGGGGATACTGCAATAAGTTGTGTACAGTCTGATGAAGAAACATGTGATACAAACAATTTTGTGAAGAAGTCATAGATTGTGATGTGAGATCATGTAATACTAGTAAAATTGTTCCCTGGTAATTATGATTCATGTGCACTGAATTTCATTTGCTCAATGAGGGCACTTTACAAAGGACAAAGCAATTACTGGTATTTACTAAGTCACATCATTGAAAGACAATCATAATATTACATCACAAAGGCTGTTTATATCTAAAATAAACAGataataaaatgagatatcatTTGCTGGTAAAAGTGTAATAGTACTCACTGATGGCGTAATCTCTCAACCTCTTGAAGAACAGGAGCATGGCTGTTGAGCCTTCGATTCACTTCCCTGATCAATAAGACTGGATCATTCAAACTAATAGCTTCAGAGATTACATCACTGCAGTCAAAGATCTCTCCTCCAAGCTAGAGATAAAATGGGGGAACATCAAAACTGTGGTCCATTATGAGATAGTTTCCATTTAAACTTAAACTATAGCAGAGCTGCCAATCTATCGAAGTAAAAAGTAGTAATCAAACATCcaattccatattttattgttcgaaatagacttGAAATGATATACTCccaaaaatttgctttgtccaattgatcgtgggcccggcagccaccgtgcagcaccagatcgacgaggctatatccctttaatcgttgaacgcaaaacagggtagcagcaactcccatcttttaacgtcttttggtttGATGCGGCCGGGGATTGAACACTGACCACccagttgtgagacggacgctctaccaactgagccaacaaaCCAATATGCTTAAAAGTCATAATTCTGAGATAAAAGTCATAATTTTATACATGCAGCACAGAAGAGGTTTATACAGAACAGATGCACAATGTGCGTAAATGCCAAGTTTTGCCAAACTTACATGATGGTCATCAGGAATGTTTATcaagggtgctacataacttttgtGCAGCATTAGCAAGTAAATCTTGCCACTGTGCAATGTATTACTATGTGTGTGTTAAATGTGTACATACCTATTCTACGTCAAAATAATCAAGGTCAATTGCATAATGGCTTAATTTGGTATGAAAGTCATAAAAATCATGACTCTCATATAATAGTTGGTAGCTCTGTTATTGTATAAAGCCCTACATCAAAGGAAGATTGATGTAAGAGAGTCAAATCCGCTGAGGatagaaatgaaatcaaaaaaCAGTTTCAGGCAAACTCCTGATTctaaatttctttgtttctttctcttgGAGGAAAACTCTCTTCTCCTCTAGCTCTGTAtatgtcaaattttcaattattaAACAAATCAGACTCCTTTTATCCTCAACGCTTATGCTGAAAAGAATAGAGCAATTTGTGTAATGCAAGTTGAATTATAAACTTTGATATTCCAATGAAGATTTTGCACTCTACGGACCCATTCTCTTTGAGGACAATTTTTAAAGCCGAGAGAATTTATCAAAACCTATACTTAAATCGCTTGTAGGTAAGACAACTATGTGAATCTGTAGGCTGTGTAGCtcttatatttattatttttttacacaaaaaaattaatagtaGAATAGTGAGCTTGCTAACCTGAACAGCACAAAGTTTGCTTGGTTCATTTCCATCAGGTGTGGTTTTGAAGGTCATCTTGACTTCTACAGTGACCTCTGATGATGGTCCCTTGCAGCTAAGGTCAATGATCAATGATTGGTCAACAACTCTGATCTTACTGATTCCTGCTAAGTCTTTGAGTGTATGCAGACATTGCTCTAACCtagatggaaaaaaaacaaagaaataaacgaaagttcattttaataaatggaagtttagattataatttttgtcatcTGCACATGTATCATTGTATGTATCCTGTTTAGTGTGTATGTGATCCTTGTCAGTttggaaacaaaaacatttATCAACCTCACATTGTTTAATTAACATTCTCcacaatattttcttaaatgcgGAAACACCAAAAACAATATCAACTGTTCTTCTCACCGATTTCATAAAGGCATTTGACAGAATAGATCACACAgttgccattaaaaaaataatcgaaattGGTGTCTGCCCATCGATAGATCTTTGGATTTCAGATTTTCTGTCTGAGCGTGAACAATGTGTACGTTATAAAGGTGATCTTTCAGATTGGTGCCAAATCAAGCCAGGTGTGCCCCAATGTACAAAAATTGTTCCcttaatttttcttgattgtatgcAGATGTGTAATATGTTGACGATTTAACTCTGGTCGAATGTCGTAAATCAAACCAACTTTCAAACATGCAAGAAGCAGTAACATGTCTGTATAATTGGGCTGAATCcaataaaatgcaattaaatCCTAAAAAGTGTATCAAAATGGACATTTGTTTCTTTAGAGATCCAGTTAATCACTATCAACTTATCCTTGATAATTGTGTACTTCGTCTTGCTAGTGTGACCCAAGTGAAATTACTCGGCGTTACAATACAGAACGACTTAAAGTGGGAAGCACATATTCCTGATATTGAAAAGAGAGCAAATGCAAAACTATATATGCTCGGCACTTTAGCAAAAATACGGTCTTTCCACGAGGATGTAgttataattttcattactgGAATATGCTGCTTCGGAGGTCTCACAATTGCCTAAAGACAACGCTTAGAGAGAATTCAAAAACACGCCTTAAGAATTATCTTTAGAAATGATTATGATTGTTACACTACTGCTCTTACTCTGTCAAAATTACAACAATTAGAAAAACGTTGAAATGATCTAAGTGTCGCCTTCTTCAAAAAGACTTTATTATTTACAGTTCAGTTTGAACAGTTCATTCCCCAACGaatgcaaacaaaaaatctaCCAAAGACAAGAAAGATATACGAACCCAGATGTAAAACTAAGCGTATGTGGAACAGCCCAATCCCTAATCTGATCCGTTTGTACAACAAAAACCCTTGAATGATTATGCTTTTGGTATTGTATGTTAGTGTTAGGATTATTTGTCATATTTATTGCCATAAGTTgccttttctctttatttaccttttttatgTATATGTCACATGTTCTTGTCAAGGTCAATCTTACCCTCCCTGatggtttttttctttttttcctaccTAAACTCTCTACCCCTGTACTCTTTCCTTGCCTTATCCTTTCCAAAAAATCTTTCTTGATCCTGACAATGCAAAGTTATGCATTAATTAATgcaattttaatagttttaatTGTATCATAAGATCAATGGTATACAGTATACTGTATTTTATCTACATACATACTTGAACATTGTATTGTAAAATGTATGCAATGAAATGTATACTTGTATTTTAGCTCTGTAATTCACATGCAATTCAGTTTGTTAACTGCAATTTGTAGAGAATTTTAATAAATACCatttatccatctatctatcttgtATGAGCCATCAAAGTTGTATAAAATCTCACGTCTGTGTTATTGCATGAAActttccacttttttaaaatcattaaatatattttgtgttttttttttgttatgattacttgtaaattgtttaattatatttgatttgatttgttatgtttgtttataCTTGGTCTGTGTTGACCCAATAAAACATATTATTATAATACAACAACATAAAATGTCTGAGAAGCTGATTTAGCTACTACAAGGTTCATCACTTGCCAAAAAGTCTTGCATTACTTACAACAGATTTATGAAACTCATCTCAATGAAGATTTATTCAAAGTCAACTAACCATTCCTGGTTCTCTTTAGTCCCTCTGTCATGTTCCACTTTATGCTGTAGTAAAGTCTCAACTGCTTGCTGACATTCCTTTTGAACAGCCTTGGCCATACAACATTTCTCCTGCAGCCTGGAGACCACCCTCTTGTGGTCCATTAGTACCAGGTCACACTTTTGAAGGGCCAGCTCAGTGGTTCGCAATGCCTCTCTCTGAAAGATTGAAATGAGAGGCATAATAGTCATACTGTGTATAACTGATAAACATAAGGCCTGTCCCATTATGAGGGACACCACTGTTAAACTTGAAAGTGGATGACTGCTCAAGTAAAATCAGGCCGATGACTCTGGAGAAACCCTGACATGCTTCTGGCAGCCCATGGTATAGTAGCTCCATATAAAAAAGGTTTGACAGGATTAATCCAAGGCCATAGCTGTGGATGACCTGCTGACAAGCCTTGATTCCCTCATCACTTGCTTTGTAGTgttcttcatttatttatccattTGTGTTGTAATATTGAAAGATGCCCTTTGATAGAAAAGTAGCCTTGCCCTATAATATTGAACTTTACAGCCTGGGTTTTGTATCAGCATTGAAAGGAGCGTGCTTGGACCTACAAACAAACACAATCTTTCATCCAGGATAAGAATAATTACCCACATTTGTTGAAATAATCCCAGCACCCTCAGTTAATGTCTCCAgtgtcccgtaacacaaaggttagcgattaatcatacccttgattttcacgattgattgtacattgtcgTCCATGGAAtaaatcgtagaaaaatgttcgaCGACCATAGCTAATAAGTTTTGTCTTAGCACATTGGAACCGCTCTAAAGTTACCTTGACCAGTATTATGCCATCAATGATAATATTTACCTGTTTCTGTAGTTTGGTTGGTAAATCTGTTCCTTCCATCATCATACCATCAAAACCTTTCAAGGATTCTTCATGTTGAATTTTCAAAGACTCCAGCTTGGCTTTCTGTAAAGGAATACATACGTTTCTTACTACATATACATGAAAAATTCCAATAGGTGATTGTTTTATAGGTTTAGAATTCTACCCTGAtttaactgggctatttcagaccaggatatacttggggggggggggagaaatttGATCCCCTTCAGATCTTGGCCGCTGATTGCATGATCACTAAAAATTTTGCATGCACATACAACCGGATGTAAACTAAAAGACTGTGTATTATTATCAGTAAAttgattatgcaaataagtGTAAACTATGAAATTTGCTATAAATGTGGTTTCTTATGTACATTGgctatcattaatttttgttgttgtttattaatgttttttttgggggggtgtcaATTACTTTAAGAATTGATTTATGCATTTACTTTAATGGACAATTTCATAAGATGatacttctacatctacaaGCCCATGTTTTAAATTATCCAATATAAGaatcaataaaatcattcaaatatcaCTTCTCTTCTTAGCATCCTGAAAGAAATGCATTCTTCATTCAGGCAAAAGGCTAGTTCTAAATTACACATTCATttcctttcataattcattgtAAATTATATGTTGGGAAATTAAgcttttttaaattaagtatACTAGAAAATTTACCAACACAGATAAACTTTGTTGTCAGTGTCTTAGATACACAGTCTGTAAAAGATGTACTTTTATCCTTGTTACTTTCAGGAGATGCATTTTCAATGCACTGCATGAATGGTTTGCAGTAGAACCATTAACAGCATGGCATCCATTCCAAACAAGGAGGGGGTTTTCTAAACCTTCCAGCATGAAAAATCATACTTGGCATTTCCAAAACATGGTATTGTGGTAATATACTGAATATTACATTATCTATGTTTACCTTTGTTTCGACTGTGTTCAGTAAGTCTTCTGcttctttcttcctcctttccATCGTTTCAACCTCTGTATAGAAAAATGATAGAGTTAACTCACTCACTTTCTCATTGACTATTTTTACAATCATTGTAACAATATCACTAAAACATAATCCCTATTATAGCATCATCATacatggtaattttttttcttcaggtcCAAATCTAGACATGCATTCACCCTAATtatacattttctgaaaggatattctTCAAGGAATCGAAATGCACTAAGAAATAACATTGTCCTTAGGCAACAACTGTGTCATTAACTtaaaagtaaaacttttgatatttttgtaccTCGTTCTTTtaccacaaaatattttttgaagcctgaaaattcataaatatgtcaaaacatatttacattcatcatgtACCAAAAGTACCCTACAACATGTTTTAAACCTTAATTCTACCTCAGAAATAAGATGAGTGCATGTGCACCCTAAGATTGATAAAAAGAACTTACTTTCTTGTGCACTATCAATCAAGTCGGCCATTTTGTCCTCTAGATTTTCAAGCTCTTCCTTTGCATCCTTTAGATCCATCTTCACTTGATCAAAATTCTcttctatataaaaataaccattaaaaataaatcaaggaTTAAGAATAACAAGTATTACACACCTTCACTATTTTGCATTAATTTGGTTCCAGggctgaattaaaaaaaggtcTTAAATTGGATGTTGATCCAAtaatccccctctctctatagTGAATCACCTACAAAATAACCAGAAAGTAATTTTCTCATCCACAAATATCCTCATACAGTTTAACGCTAAGGGAATATAATATCAGGAGAGTCTTTTAAAATCAATGTTACTTGTCACAATATCATCCTTAATCTAACTCAGTGAAAAAATattctacgctgaaaaatgacCACACTACACACCATCAACACAAATTTGTGGGAcagaatattattatcattattacaaggAATAACATCCTACATCTTGCTGGAATACCATGCTTGTTTTCTCAACAATAACACTATTCTGCCTGAATCATTTGGTACAGGATGAATGCTTTGGGTATCATTTTATTCTGTTTGAACTCCTCTTCCGATCATTAGACCTAAAACAACTAGTGTTTATGTTACACTCATTGGAGACTTGGCTGACTAAACTCATACACATTTCATTGAGACCACAGGCAACATATCTGTAGGCTCAGTGTCAAAGGGGTTACAGTGCAATAATCATGAAATGGGTGccattcaaattaatttcaaattaatttcaaatcaatatatagAAAGCCAGCTACACCATAATTCCTTAACTGGAATAAAAATAGTGCCCCAACCAGCTTTTCTGTTTACAATTCAAAGTACAAACACTACTTAATTATGGCAGTTGTGCTTTCAGTGGAGAGTAAATAGATTCAATCCCAGCTCACTTACTATCAGATGCTGTGTCAATTGTTGGCCATTCTTCCATAGGTTTGTTCAATATAAACTCGATCATCTTGGATCGAGTCTCAGCTTCTACATACGCTAGCTTAAGCTTGGTGAATTCATTCTGattcaatacaaaataagaGACAAGAAACTaagatttatttattgaaagGAATGAGCAAAATGGGCATTTTTAATAATTGACCTACAAACGTTATACCATTCAACCAATGATATTATAATCCACTTTTATATAGCCCCATATAACAATAACATCAGAAGTACACTCTATTTATACAGGCACATTTTTGGAAAGGCACATCAGATTTATTTTGCATTATAAATACAGTGCCTGTCAAAACAATGTTATATTTCAAATGGGGGAAAATTTTTCATTACTATGTTTCATCATATtgtaatatatatgtaataCAAACATGATTTATTGTGTCAATTTTCTCCATTATGACACAGAACCATGTGTGAAACTCTTGACGAAATGTTTCAGTTTTTACTCAAGATCGAATCTCTTTTGGTGCCATCTATAGCTCAGGAGATTTTAGAGCATCTatcaacacacaaaaaaaatatttttgaaatatataattttgacGGATATTTTGCAAACTGTACTGTAAGCACtatacatattattatttaaaaaggaaTT includes these proteins:
- the LOC121426516 gene encoding uncharacterized protein LOC121426516 isoform X1, translated to MGDTAEIVSESRRILDAIPNPQSLFSSFLQRDDENEGQNLKLKCSKDENEFTKLKLAYVEAETRSKMIEFILNKPMEEWPTIDTASDKENFDQVKMDLKDAKEELENLEDKMADLIDSAQEKVETMERRKKEAEDLLNTVETKKAKLESLKIQHEESLKGFDGMMMEGTDLPTKLQKQREALRTTELALQKCDLVLMDHKRVVSRLQEKCCMAKAVQKECQQAVETLLQHKVEHDRGTKENQEWLEQCLHTLKDLAGISKIRVVDQSLIIDLSCKGPSSEVTVEVKMTFKTTPDGNEPSKLCAVQLGGEIFDCSDVISEAISLNDPVLLIREVNRRLNSHAPVLQEVERLRHQYAIDYVHEERKLHAMLGSSGQVVCTLTIDNGYPTTGQATLTKIEGNGHHKDISDYKPPTEKPTMSDWLMYLQTQL
- the LOC121426516 gene encoding uncharacterized protein LOC121426516 isoform X2, with amino-acid sequence MIEFILNKPMEEWPTIDTASDKENFDQVKMDLKDAKEELENLEDKMADLIDSAQEKVETMERRKKEAEDLLNTVETKKAKLESLKIQHEESLKGFDGMMMEGTDLPTKLQKQREALRTTELALQKCDLVLMDHKRVVSRLQEKCCMAKAVQKECQQAVETLLQHKVEHDRGTKENQEWLEQCLHTLKDLAGISKIRVVDQSLIIDLSCKGPSSEVTVEVKMTFKTTPDGNEPSKLCAVQLGGEIFDCSDVISEAISLNDPVLLIREVNRRLNSHAPVLQEVERLRHQYAIDYVHEERKLHAMLGSSGQVVCTLTIDNGYPTTGQATLTKIEGNGHHKDISDYKPPTEKPTMSDWLMYLQTQL